From one Rhodoferax sp. PAMC 29310 genomic stretch:
- a CDS encoding RluA family pseudouridine synthase, which yields MPPSDIEVRYADESLLVLEKPAGLLSVPGRGEDKQDCLSARALRLFPDALVVHRLDMATSGLMLMARGSVAQRRLNDAFANRTVFKRYTAVIDGFPDTSPEIWNLIDLPIVVDWPNRPRRVIDPVLGKPSQTRWRLMSHDQRSNTSRVELEPVTGRSHQLRVHLLAMGHAILGDALYAPPHALSLSRRLLLHASFLELNHPIDDQPLQFTSEPAF from the coding sequence ATGCCCCCGAGTGACATCGAGGTTCGGTATGCCGACGAGAGCTTGTTGGTACTGGAAAAACCCGCCGGGTTGCTATCGGTGCCCGGCCGGGGTGAGGACAAACAGGACTGCTTGAGCGCGCGCGCCCTGCGTCTTTTCCCTGATGCATTGGTAGTTCACCGCCTGGACATGGCGACCTCAGGTTTGATGTTGATGGCCCGAGGCTCCGTGGCACAGCGCCGACTCAATGACGCTTTTGCGAATCGCACCGTGTTCAAACGCTACACAGCGGTGATTGATGGATTTCCCGACACTTCCCCGGAAATTTGGAACCTGATTGACTTACCAATTGTGGTAGATTGGCCCAACCGTCCCCGCCGGGTGATCGACCCGGTGCTTGGAAAACCGAGTCAAACGCGCTGGCGATTGATGTCTCATGACCAGCGGTCAAACACTTCTCGCGTTGAGCTTGAACCCGTCACGGGCCGCTCCCACCAACTCCGGGTCCATCTTCTCGCCATGGGCCACGCCATTCTTGGCGATGCCCTCTACGCGCCACCCCATGCCCTCAGCCTTTCCCGCCGGCTGTTGCTGCACGCCAGTTTTCTTGAGCTAAATCACCCTATTGATGATCAGCCCTTGCAATTCACCAGTGAACCCGCGTTTTGA
- a CDS encoding SDR family NAD(P)-dependent oxidoreductase — MTTDLFILTGASRGMGLAMAEQLVSPQHTLLCISRHTNPALATLASNAKCQLEQQTLDLQSPVVAASDLTQWLNRAPKQAFSSATLINNAGVIPSIAPLYASKPTELSNALRVGLEAPMLLTSAFLKATQDWGVPRRVLNISSGLGRRAMASQSAYCAAKAGMDHFTRCLALDEALQANGAKVCSLAPGVIDTDMQVQLRSAIASDFPDQENFSQLKSGGLLTSPSDAATRVLAYLFRPDFGATPVADVRD, encoded by the coding sequence ATGACCACCGATCTATTTATCTTGACGGGCGCCTCTCGTGGCATGGGACTGGCAATGGCGGAACAATTGGTTTCGCCCCAGCACACCTTGCTGTGCATTTCCCGCCACACCAACCCGGCGCTGGCGACCTTGGCGAGCAATGCCAAGTGTCAACTGGAACAACAAACATTGGACCTCCAAAGCCCCGTGGTCGCCGCCAGCGACCTCACACAGTGGCTGAACCGCGCACCCAAGCAAGCGTTTTCCAGCGCCACGCTCATCAACAACGCCGGAGTCATCCCGTCCATCGCCCCGCTGTATGCCTCGAAGCCGACCGAGCTTTCCAACGCCTTGCGGGTGGGATTGGAGGCACCGATGCTTTTGACCTCCGCCTTTTTGAAGGCCACCCAAGACTGGGGTGTGCCGCGTCGGGTGCTCAACATCTCCTCTGGCCTGGGTAGGCGTGCCATGGCGTCCCAATCGGCCTATTGCGCCGCCAAAGCGGGCATGGACCACTTCACCCGCTGCCTGGCGCTGGATGAAGCGCTGCAAGCCAACGGGGCCAAGGTGTGTTCGCTGGCGCCGGGCGTCATTGACACCGACATGCAGGTGCAACTTCGCAGCGCCATTGCAAGCGACTTCCCTGACCAGGAGAATTTCAGCCAACTCAAAAGTGGCGGCTTGCTTACCTCGCCATCTGACGCGGCAACGCGGGTGCTGGCCTATTTGTTCAGACCGGATTTCGGCGCCACACCCGTGGCAGATGTCAGAGACTGA
- the ushA gene encoding bifunctional UDP-sugar hydrolase/5'-nucleotidase UshA — MKFKPTPLFLLIAASLGGCAVGPMSSPQPDKTYQITVLHTNDHHGRFWKNSDGEYGMAARKTVIDGIRADVAAKGGYSLLLDGGDVNTGVPESDLQDAVPDFKGMNLMGYDAMAVGNHEFDKPLSVLKMQRELAKFPMLSANIYEAGERKFPPYKIFNLGGVRVGVMGLTTEDTFKMVHPDNVKRIEFRSVITEAAKVVPELRAKADVVIAATHMGHYEDGKHGTQAPGDVEMARAVKGIDLVVGGHSQNPACMKAENVLDRDYVPGTECKPDRQNGTWIVQAHEWGKYVGRADFEYRNGDFKLVKYALIPVNLKKTVKTADGKSSKVNYAQEFAENKDMLALLTPHQEFGQQKLGVQIGATDARLEGDRSVVRAKPASMGVLIGMAMMDKTKADFSVLNSGGVRDSIPAGPITYKDVLKVQPFSNTVSTVDLTGNEVMAYLNAAAKISAGSGAFPQFAGVQLVIAGDKVSSAAIKGAAIDPAKTYRMAINNFQAAGGDGYPKMTDHPSYVNSGFVDADVLRAYIVAKSPLKAAEFEPGDAVVRR; from the coding sequence ATGAAGTTCAAACCGACACCTCTCTTTTTGTTGATTGCCGCCTCGTTGGGCGGTTGTGCCGTGGGGCCGATGTCGAGCCCTCAGCCTGATAAAACCTATCAAATCACGGTGCTGCACACCAACGACCACCACGGGCGCTTCTGGAAAAACAGCGACGGTGAATACGGGATGGCGGCGCGTAAAACCGTGATCGATGGCATCCGGGCCGATGTCGCAGCCAAAGGCGGCTACTCCCTCTTGCTGGACGGCGGCGATGTGAATACCGGCGTGCCCGAGTCTGACTTGCAAGACGCGGTGCCGGACTTCAAAGGCATGAACTTGATGGGTTACGACGCCATGGCGGTGGGTAATCACGAGTTCGACAAGCCCCTGTCCGTGCTGAAGATGCAGCGCGAGTTGGCCAAATTCCCCATGTTGTCCGCCAACATTTATGAAGCTGGTGAGCGCAAATTCCCCCCCTACAAGATCTTCAATCTGGGTGGCGTGCGCGTGGGCGTCATGGGCCTGACCACTGAAGACACCTTCAAAATGGTGCACCCCGACAACGTGAAGCGTATTGAGTTTCGCAGCGTCATTACAGAGGCCGCCAAAGTGGTGCCTGAGTTGCGCGCCAAGGCGGATGTGGTGATTGCGGCCACCCATATGGGCCATTACGAAGACGGTAAACACGGCACCCAGGCGCCGGGCGATGTGGAGATGGCCCGCGCCGTGAAGGGCATTGACCTGGTGGTTGGCGGTCACAGCCAAAACCCGGCCTGTATGAAGGCTGAGAACGTGTTGGATCGCGACTACGTGCCTGGCACAGAGTGCAAACCTGATCGCCAAAACGGCACCTGGATCGTGCAGGCGCACGAGTGGGGCAAGTATGTGGGCCGGGCTGACTTTGAGTACCGCAATGGCGACTTCAAACTGGTCAAATACGCTTTGATTCCCGTTAACCTGAAGAAAACGGTCAAGACCGCCGATGGCAAGAGCAGCAAGGTGAACTACGCCCAGGAATTCGCCGAAAACAAAGACATGCTGGCCTTATTGACCCCTCACCAGGAATTTGGACAACAAAAACTGGGGGTACAGATTGGTGCAACCGATGCCCGGCTCGAGGGTGATCGTTCCGTCGTTCGCGCCAAGCCTGCCTCCATGGGTGTGCTCATTGGCATGGCCATGATGGACAAAACCAAGGCGGATTTTTCGGTACTTAATTCCGGTGGCGTGCGTGACTCCATTCCTGCTGGCCCCATCACCTACAAAGACGTATTGAAGGTGCAACCATTCAGCAACACCGTCTCCACGGTGGACCTGACGGGCAATGAGGTCATGGCCTACTTGAACGCCGCAGCCAAAATAAGTGCGGGCTCTGGTGCCTTCCCGCAATTTGCAGGTGTGCAGCTGGTGATTGCCGGCGACAAGGTGAGCAGCGCCGCCATCAAAGGAGCTGCCATTGACCCGGCCAAGACTTACCGCATGGCCATCAACAACTTCCAGGCGGCGGGCGGCGATGGCTACCCCAAAATGACCGATCACCCCAGCTATGTCAACAGCGGCTTTGTCGACGCTGATGTGTTGCGTGCTTATATTGTTGCAAAGAGCCCGCTAAAGGCCGCCGAATTTGAGCCCGGCGACGCCGTCGTGCGGAGATAA
- a CDS encoding PAS domain-containing sensor histidine kinase: MKILSKPRKPSVAPPLRLSSSRAMIHKQRGLAARFSQRQMIVDLRNYQHELEIQNKALRYSQTVAEGASERFLTLFSNVPLSLMVVDESSLVLESNAMALQFFRPLETDPPLNFLFPLVDQAHIEAVTQAFLAAKDSGTSEITEVVFSCGSGGEFTGDLHIARLDNSLDELTHFICAVIDQGPLLAERRALQTSAAALQRGNQELQLSQNRLASVINSSLDAILCVDGEHRITIFNPAAAALFDCQPEQALGSPLGRFLPPLQDQLPLPHGATHAQLGEMLGRCTQGKSVAIDVSVSFEQHPDGETTTVFARDLTSRKKMEAHRTALESQLRESQKMQAIGTMAGGIAHDFNNIIGAILGNVELAKQDAGPDSPALVSLREIDRAGRRARDLVRQILTFSRNESPKRIPTDLADVVHETARLLKVALPPSVDLRVKIDPSTPPVLADATQIEQALINLCTNAIHAMADYKGTITVELGHSLHADNPGVIERRSGARGRHVRLAVHDTGSGIDPETLQRVFEPFFTTKPVGQGTGLGLAVVHGIMRTHLGKVDVRSAPNSGSVFTLYFPASDMPVAPIAAAPLKRKMVQGQGKHVMYVDDDEALVFLVERVLKRRGFRVSTFTDPRLASATLRERPMDFDLLVTDYNMPGYSGIDLLREARLIRPDLPVALASGYITPEIEKSALKEGARALVHKPNDVDELCETVQRLLQTSHAPE; the protein is encoded by the coding sequence ATGAAAATTTTGTCCAAACCGCGCAAACCAAGCGTGGCGCCGCCTCTGCGTCTGTCCAGCAGCCGCGCCATGATTCACAAACAGCGCGGGTTGGCAGCCCGTTTTTCGCAAAGGCAGATGATTGTCGATTTGCGAAATTATCAGCATGAACTGGAAATACAGAACAAGGCCTTGCGCTACAGCCAGACTGTGGCCGAAGGAGCGTCTGAGCGGTTTTTGACCCTTTTTTCGAACGTACCACTTTCTTTGATGGTGGTCGACGAAAGCAGCTTGGTGCTTGAAAGCAATGCCATGGCATTGCAGTTTTTCCGCCCGCTGGAGACCGACCCGCCGTTGAACTTCCTGTTTCCTCTAGTGGATCAGGCGCATATCGAGGCGGTCACTCAGGCCTTTCTCGCTGCCAAGGACTCTGGCACCAGCGAAATCACCGAAGTGGTTTTTTCCTGCGGCTCCGGTGGTGAGTTCACTGGTGACCTTCATATCGCCCGGCTCGACAACTCTCTTGACGAGCTGACGCACTTTATATGTGCGGTGATCGACCAGGGGCCACTCTTGGCAGAGCGAAGGGCCTTGCAAACCAGTGCTGCGGCACTTCAGCGCGGAAACCAGGAGCTTCAACTCAGCCAGAACCGTTTGGCCTCTGTGATCAACTCCTCGTTGGACGCCATTCTTTGTGTCGACGGCGAACACCGCATCACGATCTTCAACCCGGCGGCAGCGGCACTCTTCGACTGTCAGCCCGAACAAGCGCTGGGAAGCCCTTTGGGGCGATTTCTACCCCCGCTTCAGGATCAACTCCCTCTGCCCCACGGGGCCACCCATGCTCAACTGGGTGAGATGCTGGGTCGCTGTACCCAGGGAAAAAGCGTTGCCATAGACGTTAGTGTCTCGTTTGAGCAGCACCCTGATGGGGAGACCACCACGGTTTTTGCAAGGGATCTAACATCCCGTAAAAAGATGGAAGCCCACCGCACCGCACTGGAGAGCCAACTGAGGGAATCTCAAAAAATGCAGGCGATTGGCACCATGGCCGGAGGCATCGCCCATGACTTCAACAACATCATTGGAGCGATTCTTGGCAACGTGGAATTAGCCAAACAAGACGCGGGGCCCGATTCGCCGGCCTTGGTCAGCCTAAGAGAAATTGACAGAGCCGGCCGACGGGCCCGGGATTTGGTACGCCAGATCCTGACCTTCAGTCGCAACGAATCTCCCAAGCGCATTCCTACCGATCTGGCCGATGTGGTTCACGAGACAGCGCGCCTGCTCAAAGTCGCACTCCCCCCCTCCGTCGATTTGCGCGTGAAAATTGACCCTTCAACACCGCCCGTTCTGGCGGATGCGACGCAGATTGAGCAGGCACTGATCAACCTGTGCACCAATGCCATTCATGCCATGGCTGACTACAAAGGCACCATCACCGTGGAGCTGGGTCACAGCCTTCACGCTGACAACCCCGGCGTGATCGAGCGGCGCTCTGGCGCGCGAGGTCGGCATGTGCGCTTGGCCGTTCACGACACGGGAAGCGGCATAGACCCCGAGACCCTACAACGGGTATTTGAACCGTTCTTTACGACCAAGCCAGTGGGACAGGGAACTGGCCTCGGATTGGCCGTCGTGCACGGCATCATGCGCACTCACCTCGGGAAGGTTGATGTTCGAAGCGCACCCAACTCAGGCAGCGTCTTCACGCTCTACTTTCCGGCTTCCGACATGCCAGTGGCGCCTATTGCAGCGGCACCACTCAAGCGAAAAATGGTTCAGGGACAGGGCAAGCATGTCATGTACGTGGACGACGATGAGGCCTTGGTCTTTCTGGTCGAGCGTGTACTCAAAAGGCGAGGATTTCGAGTCAGCACCTTCACCGACCCGCGCCTTGCCAGTGCCACATTGCGCGAACGGCCGATGGACTTTGATTTATTGGTGACCGACTACAACATGCCCGGCTACAGCGGAATAGACTTGCTCCGTGAAGCCAGGCTGATTCGCCCCGACTTGCCAGTGGCGCTGGCGTCCGGCTACATCACCCCTGAGATCGAGAAAAGTGCGCTGAAAGAAGGCGCCCGCGCGCTGGTCCACAAGCCCAACGATGTAGACGAACTCTGCGAGACGGTTCAGCGCCTGCTTCAAACCAGCCATGCCCCCGAGTGA